One segment of Desulfuromonas sp. DNA contains the following:
- a CDS encoding HNH endonuclease, translating to MPLDDKRMMELQYYQTYYFANIVNNVIDDPGPFLVNLDGLWGDDKWLNFIEPFQKYSAFHLFLEYIIVELLCDQTSKVDLEKRKEELNKFGFVPFQKYTKKLKSLPIENALKEHGFNCQSFEDWLKEKVKTFEDADEDDVYEYYGELSITEGFDKLVSQMVEEVFFLMLLNRETLRKFNDFLSSIILNRSIDDIPSQYKKNFSDDGTLKRVRPPKWAQRAIFFRDRGRCTLCNCDLSGILSLQNQGQYDHIVPIAGNGLNDISNLQLLCSSCNNKKSADPSKTSTNYEKWY from the coding sequence ATGCCTTTAGATGATAAGCGCATGATGGAGTTGCAATATTACCAAACCTATTATTTTGCAAACATTGTAAATAACGTAATTGATGATCCAGGGCCATTTCTAGTCAATCTCGACGGACTATGGGGCGACGATAAGTGGCTAAATTTTATAGAGCCCTTTCAAAAATATTCTGCTTTTCATCTTTTTCTTGAGTACATCATTGTTGAGCTACTTTGTGACCAAACATCAAAAGTTGATTTGGAAAAGAGGAAAGAGGAGTTAAATAAGTTCGGCTTTGTCCCTTTCCAGAAATACACAAAAAAACTGAAATCACTTCCGATAGAAAATGCCCTGAAAGAACACGGCTTTAATTGCCAAAGCTTTGAAGACTGGCTAAAAGAAAAAGTTAAGACATTTGAGGACGCCGACGAAGATGATGTGTATGAATATTATGGAGAGCTATCTATTACAGAGGGCTTTGATAAGTTAGTTTCTCAAATGGTCGAAGAGGTTTTCTTTCTAATGCTTTTAAATAGGGAAACGCTCCGAAAGTTTAACGATTTCTTATCTAGCATAATCCTTAACAGATCAATTGATGATATTCCATCACAATATAAAAAAAATTTTTCCGATGATGGTACCTTAAAGAGAGTGCGTCCGCCTAAGTGGGCACAACGCGCAATATTCTTTCGTGACCGTGGTAGATGCACGTTATGCAATTGCGACCTTTCAGGGATATTGTCATTACAAAATCAGGGACAGTACGATCATATAGTCCCAATTGCAGGAAATGGGCTCAATGACATAAGTAATCTTCAGTTGCTTTGTTCCTCATGCAACAACAAAAAGTCTGCTGACCCATCAAAGACATCAACTAATTATGAAAAGTGGTATTAA
- a CDS encoding peptidase U32 yields the protein MRLSVATNFDPELVEQCRDYPVTELFGKLQTDAVGGGRAPYQLAKITRRKLADHVAQVRNAGMDFNYLLNSSCQGNREITRKGQKELNELLAWVDGIGVTAVTVASPLMLQMIKERYPNLKVRISVFGGVDRVRKAQMWEELGADCIVLDSILVNRELETLKKIRQAVKCDIELMANNNCLTGCAMSPMHMNALAHAGQAWHDNKGFFIDWCFLKCTEMKLRDPVNYIRSEWIRPDDLPIYEEMGYDLFKIAERDIPTEMMMTRVKAYAARHYDGNLLDLIQAYGFKGVKENHTYYKRGLGWFLRFIIRPGLANPLRMLPLKRLAELRGMTKPIEGKPPVYIDNRALDGFMERFKTASCVDVDCEECRWCHEFAEKAVTIDTANRDEALKAYEELFASLHNGSMWRYLPGQEEEPSEPPASLRETKEKA from the coding sequence ATGAGATTAAGCGTTGCTACAAACTTTGACCCGGAGCTGGTTGAGCAGTGCCGCGATTATCCGGTAACCGAACTGTTCGGCAAGCTGCAGACCGATGCGGTCGGCGGCGGCCGGGCGCCTTATCAATTGGCAAAGATTACCCGGCGCAAGCTGGCCGACCATGTGGCGCAAGTGCGCAACGCCGGGATGGATTTCAACTACCTGCTCAACTCCTCCTGTCAGGGGAACCGGGAGATCACCCGCAAGGGTCAGAAGGAGTTAAACGAGCTGCTCGCCTGGGTCGACGGCATCGGCGTCACCGCGGTCACCGTCGCCTCGCCGCTGATGCTGCAGATGATCAAGGAGCGCTATCCGAACCTGAAAGTGCGAATCTCGGTGTTCGGCGGTGTCGACCGGGTGCGCAAGGCGCAGATGTGGGAAGAGCTCGGCGCCGACTGCATCGTGCTCGACAGCATCCTGGTCAACCGCGAGCTCGAGACCCTGAAGAAGATCCGCCAGGCGGTCAAATGCGATATCGAGCTGATGGCCAACAACAACTGCCTGACAGGTTGTGCCATGTCGCCGATGCACATGAACGCCCTCGCCCACGCCGGGCAGGCATGGCACGATAACAAGGGTTTCTTTATCGACTGGTGTTTTCTCAAGTGCACCGAGATGAAACTGCGCGATCCGGTGAACTACATCCGCTCGGAGTGGATCCGCCCGGACGACCTGCCGATCTACGAGGAGATGGGGTACGACCTGTTCAAGATTGCCGAACGCGATATCCCGACCGAGATGATGATGACCCGGGTCAAGGCCTACGCGGCGCGGCACTACGACGGCAACCTGCTCGACCTGATCCAGGCCTACGGGTTCAAAGGGGTCAAGGAGAATCATACCTACTACAAGCGCGGGCTCGGCTGGTTCCTGCGTTTCATCATCCGCCCCGGCCTCGCCAACCCGCTGCGCATGCTGCCGCTCAAGCGGCTCGCCGAGCTGCGCGGCATGACCAAACCGATTGAAGGCAAGCCGCCGGTCTATATCGACAACCGGGCCCTCGACGGGTTCATGGAGCGGTTCAAAACGGCGAGCTGCGTCGACGTCGATTGCGAAGAGTGCCGCTGGTGCCACGAGTTCGCCGAAAAGGCGGTGACCATCGATACCGCCAACCGGGACGAAGCGCTCAAGGCCTACGAGGAGCTGTTCGCCTCGCTGCACAACGGCAGCATGTGGCGCTACCTTCCCGGGCAGGAAGAGGAGCCGAGCGAACCGCCGGCCAGTCTGCGCGAAACGAAGGAGAAAGCATAG